From Onychostoma macrolepis isolate SWU-2019 chromosome 19, ASM1243209v1, whole genome shotgun sequence, a single genomic window includes:
- the wipf3 gene encoding WAS/WASL-interacting protein family member 3, which produces MPIPPPPPPPAPPPPPPPPAAPAPPAQSRTDPPKIQRSEGGGRSALLSDIQKGTRLKKVTQVNDRSSPVLDKPKVNGVDDSGRNVVAGNSTNTAGSAPSAVGPALGGLFAGGFPVLKPVGQRDKQPHHNLVSRSGSTASLKQPLWNPPSQGDGFRGSAPDLSPSHKPLERASSLSRTRPISSYTAPPSPSQTSHPSFKLSSAPPPSAPPPPPPQERPNNRPPPLPTCPPPPPPPQMAKPTWLPIQSHSIPMPTTPPPPLPPSVPAFSLPDRSSGVFYPPPPPLPPSIPPSSLPDRSSGVYYPPPPPPPPPSSLPNRSSGVFFPLPPSPGPLEMKDSPLGPPPPPPLPAAFACSHPSSAPPPLPQKVPPVPSPTYRPSVPPLPPSYPCTAPSRRPPAVPRFAGAPRMAPPPVPPARSPNTELSSRIPPPPPLPLSAPPSSVRNGHLHSLDDFESKFHFHPIEDFPPPEEFRPFPRTYPSKENRVNPQPPAMRTHLR; this is translated from the exons TCACGGACAGACCCTCCTAAAATCCAGCGTTCTGAGGGTGGAGGTCGCAGTGCACTCCTGTCTGACATTCAGAAGGGGACGAGGCTGAAAAAGGTCACACAGGTCAATGACCGGAGCTCACCAGTCCTTGACA AACCTAAAGTGAACGGTGTGGATGACAGTGGAAGAAATGTGGTTGCTGGAAACTCTACAAACACAGCAGGATCTGCTCCATCTGCAGTGGGTCCAGCTCTGGGTGGACTATTTGCCGGGGGATTTCCTGTACTCAAACCAGTCGGACAAAGAGACAAGCAGCCGCATCACAACCTGG TGTCTCGCTCCGGCTCTACCGCCAGCCTGAAGCAGCCTCTCTGGAACCCTCCATCACAGGGAGATGGGTTCAGAGGAAGCGCCCCTGATCTTTCCCCCTCCCACAAACCTTTGGAAAGAGCCTCCTCACTGTCTAGAACTCGGCCTATTTCCTCATACACAGCCCCTCCCTCCCCAAGCCAAACTTCACATCCTTCTTTCAAACTGTCCTCTGCTCCTCCTCCCTCtgcccctccacctcctcctcctcaggAGCGGCCCAATAACAGACCACCTCCTCTCCCCACCTGCCCGCCCCCACCCCCTCCTCCTCAAATGGCCAAACCCACTTGGTTACCCATCCAATCACACTCCATTCCCATGCCTACGACTCCACCTCCTCCACTTCCTCCCTCGGTTCCTGCGTTCTCACTTCCTGACAGATCGTCTGGGGTCTTCTACCCGCCTCCCCCTCCTTTGCCTCCATCAATTCCTCCGTCCTCGCTCCCTGACAGGTCATCTGGGGTCTACtaccctccacctcctcctccaccacctccgTCTTCTCTCCCTAACAGATCATCTGGAGTCTTCTTCCCTCTGCCCCCTTCTCCGGGGCCATTAGAAATGAAGGACAGTCCTTTAGGgcctcctcctccacctcctctTCCTGCTGCATTTGCATGCAGTCACCCCTCCTCAGCACCTCCTCCACTACCGCAGAAAGTACCTCCCGTGCCTTCCCCCACATACAGGCCCAGCGTACCACCTTTGCCACCGTCTTACCCCTGTACCGCTCCCAGTAGACGACCCCCTGCAGTGCCACGTTTTGCAG GTGCTCCACGGATGGCTCCACCCCCTGTTCCCCCTGCTCGGTCTCCTAACACTGAACTCTCCAGTAGGATCCCACCCCCTCCTCCTCTCCCACTGTCAGCTCCGCCCAGCTCAGTACGCAACGGACACCTGCACAGCTTAG ATGACTTTGAATCGAAGTTTCACTTCCATCCTATTGAGGACTTCCCCCCTCCTGAAGAGTTCAGGCCCTTCCCACGTACCTACCCCAGCAAGGAGAACAGAG